GAAGAGGACGGCGAGCCCCTTCGTGCCGTCGTCGACCTCGCCGCCGGTGGGGGCGACGGAGTGCACGTGGTGGTCGTAGGCCCCGGCGGCGGCGCCGACCGGGGTGAAGCCGAAGCCGTGCCCGTGCCCCTGGTCGTAGTCGTACTCGTACGGCGGCTCGTACGCGTCGGCGGGGGCGCCGGAGCCCGCGAAGGGGCGCTCGCAGAGGCGGGCGGAGAGCCGGGAGCGGAGCTCGGCGCTGTTCGGCAGGCCGGTGAGGGCGTCGTGCGAGGCGCGGTGGGCGAGCTGGAGTTCGTGCCGCTTGCGTTCCTCGATGTCCTCGACGTGGGTGAGGAGGAAGCGGGGGCCGTCGGCGGTGTCGGCGACGACGGAGTTGCGCAGGGAGACCCAGACGTAGGTGCCGTCGCGGCGGCCGAGGCGCAGCTCGGCGCGGCCGCCTTCGGCGGAGGTGCGCAGCAGGGTGCCTATGTCCTCGGGGTGGACGAGGTCGGCGAAGGAGTAGCGGCGCATCACGGAGGCGGGGCGGCCGAGGAGGCGGCACAGCGCGTCGTTGGTGCGCAGCAGGCGGCCGTGCTGGTCGCCGCCCATCTCGGCGATGGCCATGCCGGAGGGCGCGTACTCGAAGGCCTGCCGGAAGGACTCCTCGCTGGCGCGCAGGGCCTGCTGCTCGCGCTCCAGGCGGACGAGGGCGCGCTGCATGTTGGAGCGCAGCCGGGCGTTGCTGATCGCGATGCCGGACTGGGAGGCGTACATCTGGAGGGCCTCGCGGCCCCAGGGACCGGGGTGGCGGCCGTTGCGCGGGCGGTCGACGGAGATCACGCCGAGCAGCTCGCGGCCGGAGCCCGAGGCGTACATGGGGGCGTAGAGGCGGTCGTGGGGGTGCCACTCGTCCTCGAAGCGGGGGGCGGGGCCCTCGGTGTGCCACTGCGGGACGTCGTCCTCGATCAGCACCCAGCCCTCGGTGTGCGGGATGAACCGCAGGTCGCCCCAGGCCTCGCCCATGGAGAGGCGGCGGTCCCAGGAGGCTCGGGAGCCGACCCGGCCGGTGATCAGCGCTTCGGCGGCGGGGCTGCCGGCGAAGGCGGCGACCACCAGGTCGCCGTCGGGGCGCACGAGGTTGACGCAGGCCAGCTCATAGTTGAGGCCCGCGACGATGCCGTCGGCGACGGCCTGCAGGGTGTCCGCCAGGCTGCGGGCGGTGTTGAGGTCCGCCACGACCTGATGCAGCTGCCGCAGGGTCGCAAGACGGACGTACGGCTCCGACTCGGTCTCCATCGCTCGCTCTCCCCGAGACCTCGACAGCTAACTCCAGGGTTCTCATCGGCTTCGTACTGCACTGTCCCAGCCACTGAATCACAGCGAGCTGTGCACCCGGTACACAGGGTCAACAAATACTGCACTCTGTGACTCAAGTCACAGCAGGTCGCAGGCCATTCCGAACCCTGCGTGAACGGCGTGCGGCGGATGGGCGAAAGGGGTCCTAGGACCGGCGGGGGAAGCCCGACTGGTCCCGCGGCCCGATGTAGGGGGGACCGGGCCCGGACTAGCGTGCGAGGGTGCTGCAGAAGACTCCCACCCAGCCCCCCGTGCACGACCCGGCCGTCCCCGGCCCGTCGGCCATCCCTCATGCTGAGGGGGTGAGCGACGACGAGTTCAGGGCGGCGATGTCCCGCCTCGCGGCGGGCGTGGTCCTGGTGACGGCCCACGACCCGGACGACGGCCCGTCCGGCGAGGACGTCGGCATGACGGCGACCGCGTTCCTCTCGGTCTCGCTCGACCCCCCGCTGGTCCTGGTCAGCCTCCGCAACGACTCCCGCATGGACGACCTCCTCGCCGAGGTGCCCGTCTGGGCCGTCTCGCTGCTCTCCGAGAGCCAGCGGCACGTCGCCGGGCGCTTCGCGATGAAGGGCCGGGTCAGCGACCGGCTGCTCTTCGCCGACCTCCCCTACACCCGCGGCCCGCACAGCGGCGCCCCGCTGATCGGCGGCGCGCTCGCGACGCTGGAGTGCCGCACGGAGAGCCGGGTGGTCGCCGGCGACCACACCCTGGTCGTCGCGCGGGTGCTCGCCACGACCCTGCCCTCGGCGGAGGGCGGGCCCCTGACGTACTTCCGCGGGAAGTACCGGACGCTGGGCTGAGCGGCCGGCCCCCCGGGCGGGGCTGCCGGTCACGGCGGCCACCGGTCACGGCGGCCACCCGTCACAGCGGCCACCCGTCACAGCGGCCACCCGTCACAGCGGCCACCCGTCACAGCGGCCACCCGTCACAGCGGCCACCCGTCACGGCGGCTGCCGGTCGCGGTGCTACCAGTCGCGGCCCTGGCGGCCGCGCTTGGTGTCCGAGCGCTGCTTCTTCTCCCGCAGCCGGCGCTCGTTGATGCCGCGCGGGATCTTCGTCGCGCGGCGCGGCTTGGGCGGCGGGGCGGTGGCCTCGGCCAGGAGCGCGGCGAGGCGGACGGCGGCGGTCTCGCGGTTGCGCCACTGGGAGCGGTGCTCCGAGGCGCGGACCGTGACGACGCCGTTCACCAGACGGCCCGCCAGGCGCTCCAGCGCGCGGGCCTTCCAGACCTCGGGGAACGCCTCCGTCGCGGCCAGGTCGAAGCGGAGCTCCACCTGCGAGTCGCTGGTGTTCACGTGCTGCCCGCCCGGCCCCGACGACCGCGAGAAACGCCACTGGAGCTCGGCCTCGGGGAGCGAGACGGAGCCGCGGATGAGATAGGGACCGGCCATGTCCTCCATGTTCCCCGCAGGGGCTCGGGGACGTCACCCCGTTTTCCACCTGGAACCGCCGGGGTCCCCCGCGCGTTATCGGGTACGAACACACCACGATGAAAGGGACTTCCCATGGCTGTAAGCCTCTCCAAGGGCGGCAACGTCTCCCTGACCAAGGAGGCCCCCGGCCTCACCGCCGTCACCGTGGGCCTCGGCTGGGACGTCCGCACGACCACCGGCACGGACTTCGACCTCGACGCCTCCGCGATCGGCGTCGACGGCACCGGCAAGGTCGTCTCCGACGGGCACTTCGTCTTCTTCAACAACAAGTCCACCCCGGACCAGACCATCGTCCACACCGGTGACAACCGCACCGGCGAGGGCGGCGGCGACGACGAGCAGATCAACGTCAACCTGGCGGGCCTGCCGGCCGGCGTCGACAAGATCGTCTTCCCGGTCTCCATCTACGACGCGGTCAACCGCTCGCAGAACTTCGGCCAGGTCCGCAACGCGTACATCCGCATCGTCAACCAGGCCGGCGGCGCCGAGATCGCCCGCTACGACCTGTCGGAGGACGCCGCCGTCGAGACCGCCATGGTCTTCGGCGAGCTGTACCGCAACGGCGCCGAGTGGAAGTTCCGCGCCGTCGGCCAGGGCTACGCCTCGGGCCTGGAGGGCATCGCCCGCGACTTCGGCGTCAACATCTGACCCGACCGCACGTGAAGAAGGAGGGCCCCGGCCCGCCCGGCAGCCGCCGGGCGGGCCGGGGCCCTACTGTTGCCCGTGTGATCGTCGAACCCCTGGCCGCCAAGGACCCGCGCGACCTCCCCGGCCCGCTGCTCACGGAACTCACCGCGCTGTACGCCTCGAACCACGCCTTCCAGCAGCTCAGCGGCGACTTCCCCGACCCCGACGACATCCGGCCCGAACAGGTCGCCGCCGCCCTCGCCGACGAGCTCGCCGAGCCCACCGCCGAGGTGCTGCTGGCCCGGTCCGGCGGCCGCCTCGTCGGCATCGCCGTCACCCTCGGCCGGCACCCCGACCCGGCCGACCCCGATCCGTGGCTCGGCCTGCTGATGGTGCACGCCGAGGAGCACCGGGCCGGCCACGGCCGCCGCCTCGCCGGCCACGTCGAGGACCGCTTCCGCGCCGCCGGGCGCGCCGGACTGAAGCTCGCCGTCCTGGAGAACAACCCCCGGGCGCTGGCCTTCTGGACCTCCCTCGGCTACGCGGAGACCGCGCGCCGCCCGGACCTCGCCCACGGGCGGGCCTGCGTCGTGATGCGCAAGCCGCTCCGGGAGGGCCCGGCCTGATCGACGAGGCACCCTAGGGCTGCGCGGGCTTCCCGTCCCCGTACAGCCAGACGTCCCACAGGTCCCCCAGGTCCCGGCCGGCCACCGACTCCACGTACCGCGTGAAGTCCTCGGTGGTGGCGGTGGCGTGCCGGTACTTCGCCGGCCAGCCGGCCAGGATCTCGAAGAAGGCGTCGTCGCCGACCGCCTGCCGGACCTTGTGCAGCACCATCGCGCCCCGCTGGTAGACCGGCGCGCCGAACAGGTCCTCGGCGGTGGGCGGTTCGGCCGGGGGGAAGGCCCAGGCGTCCTCGTCGGCGAAGGCCCTCTCGAAGCTCTTCTGCGCCGGCGTGTGCTCGAAGTCCTCCGCGTACAGCCACTCCGCGTAGGTCGCGAAGCTCTCGTTGAGCCAGATGTCCTTCCAGGACGCGGGCGAGACGGAGTCGCCGTACCACTGGTGGGCCAGCTCGTGGACGAGGGTCGGGGTGTCGAAGGAGCCGAGGGGGAAGACCGGGCGGCTCTGGGTCTCCAGGGCGTAGCCGACGTCTCCGTCCCGCTCGACGATCGCCCCGGCCGCCCCGAAGGGGTAGGGGCCGAAGTTCTCCGTCTGCCACTTCAGGATCTCCGGCACCCGGGCGCGCAGCGCCGCGGTCTCCGCGGCGACCTGCGGGTCGGCGGCGGTGAGCACGGGGACCTTCCCGAGGGCGGTCGCGGACGTCGTGTCGTACCGCCCGATGGCGAGGGTCGCCAGATAGCTGGCCATGGGCTCGGGCGAGTGCCAGACGGAGGTGGTGCGCCCGTCGGCCGTCGTCTTCTCCGAGGTCATGACGCCGTTGGACAGGGCCTTCAGCCCCACGGGGACGGTGACGGTGACGTCGTACGCCGCCTTGTCGGACGGGTGGTGGTTGCCGGGGAACCAGGCCATCGAGCCGGTCGGTTCGCCGACCGCGAGCGCCCCGTCGGCGGTCTTCAGCCAGCCCTCCTCCGAGCCGTCCGCGTCCGTGACGGTCTCCGGTACGCCCTCGTACGTGACGACGGCGCGGAACTCCGCGCCCTCGTCGATGTCGTCGGCCGGGCGCAGGGTCAGCTCGTTCCCGGCCCGGCTGACCGCGGCGGGCTCGCCGTCGACGGTGGCCCCGCGGACGGTGAGCCCGGCGAGGTCCAGGTTGAAGGCGCTGAGGTCCTGGGTGGCCTTCGCGGTGATCTCGGCACGGCCGTCGAGGCGGCCGGTGGCGGGGTCGTAGGCGAGGGTGAGGCCGTAGTGGCCGACGTCGTAGCCGCCGTTGCCGAGCCGCGGGAAGTACGGGTCGCGCAGCCCGGCCGCGCCGGGCGTGCCCTTGACCCCGCCGGCCCCGCCGCCGGTGCAGCCGGCGGCGAGCAGGGCGACGGCGAGCGCGAGGGCTCCTGCGGTACGGACTCCTGCGGTGCGGGGACGGCTGCGGGTGTTCACGAACCGATCCTAAACAGACGTGCGAACGGATCGGTGTACGAATCAGCCGGC
The DNA window shown above is from Streptomyces showdoensis and carries:
- the cdgB gene encoding diguanylate cyclase CdgB; protein product: METESEPYVRLATLRQLHQVVADLNTARSLADTLQAVADGIVAGLNYELACVNLVRPDGDLVVAAFAGSPAAEALITGRVGSRASWDRRLSMGEAWGDLRFIPHTEGWVLIEDDVPQWHTEGPAPRFEDEWHPHDRLYAPMYASGSGRELLGVISVDRPRNGRHPGPWGREALQMYASQSGIAISNARLRSNMQRALVRLEREQQALRASEESFRQAFEYAPSGMAIAEMGGDQHGRLLRTNDALCRLLGRPASVMRRYSFADLVHPEDIGTLLRTSAEGGRAELRLGRRDGTYVWVSLRNSVVADTADGPRFLLTHVEDIEERKRHELQLAHRASHDALTGLPNSAELRSRLSARLCERPFAGSGAPADAYEPPYEYDYDQGHGHGFGFTPVGAAAGAYDHHVHSVAPTGGEVDDGTKGLAVLFCDLDGFKSINDRFGHHTGDAVLIEVARRLTTGVRDGDTVARLGGDEFVVLADGLGSADAADLAVRLRNAIIPPIRVDGRAVRVGASFGIGWAECGMTVEEVLNSADQRMYIEKRSRSKMHRRAG
- a CDS encoding flavin reductase family protein produces the protein MLQKTPTQPPVHDPAVPGPSAIPHAEGVSDDEFRAAMSRLAAGVVLVTAHDPDDGPSGEDVGMTATAFLSVSLDPPLVLVSLRNDSRMDDLLAEVPVWAVSLLSESQRHVAGRFAMKGRVSDRLLFADLPYTRGPHSGAPLIGGALATLECRTESRVVAGDHTLVVARVLATTLPSAEGGPLTYFRGKYRTLG
- a CDS encoding M1 family metallopeptidase, yielding MNTRSRPRTAGVRTAGALALAVALLAAGCTGGGAGGVKGTPGAAGLRDPYFPRLGNGGYDVGHYGLTLAYDPATGRLDGRAEITAKATQDLSAFNLDLAGLTVRGATVDGEPAAVSRAGNELTLRPADDIDEGAEFRAVVTYEGVPETVTDADGSEEGWLKTADGALAVGEPTGSMAWFPGNHHPSDKAAYDVTVTVPVGLKALSNGVMTSEKTTADGRTTSVWHSPEPMASYLATLAIGRYDTTSATALGKVPVLTAADPQVAAETAALRARVPEILKWQTENFGPYPFGAAGAIVERDGDVGYALETQSRPVFPLGSFDTPTLVHELAHQWYGDSVSPASWKDIWLNESFATYAEWLYAEDFEHTPAQKSFERAFADEDAWAFPPAEPPTAEDLFGAPVYQRGAMVLHKVRQAVGDDAFFEILAGWPAKYRHATATTEDFTRYVESVAGRDLGDLWDVWLYGDGKPAQP
- a CDS encoding TerD family protein, translated to MAVSLSKGGNVSLTKEAPGLTAVTVGLGWDVRTTTGTDFDLDASAIGVDGTGKVVSDGHFVFFNNKSTPDQTIVHTGDNRTGEGGGDDEQINVNLAGLPAGVDKIVFPVSIYDAVNRSQNFGQVRNAYIRIVNQAGGAEIARYDLSEDAAVETAMVFGELYRNGAEWKFRAVGQGYASGLEGIARDFGVNI
- a CDS encoding GNAT family N-acetyltransferase, which codes for MIVEPLAAKDPRDLPGPLLTELTALYASNHAFQQLSGDFPDPDDIRPEQVAAALADELAEPTAEVLLARSGGRLVGIAVTLGRHPDPADPDPWLGLLMVHAEEHRAGHGRRLAGHVEDRFRAAGRAGLKLAVLENNPRALAFWTSLGYAETARRPDLAHGRACVVMRKPLREGPA
- the arfB gene encoding alternative ribosome rescue aminoacyl-tRNA hydrolase ArfB; protein product: MAGPYLIRGSVSLPEAELQWRFSRSSGPGGQHVNTSDSQVELRFDLAATEAFPEVWKARALERLAGRLVNGVVTVRASEHRSQWRNRETAAVRLAALLAEATAPPPKPRRATKIPRGINERRLREKKQRSDTKRGRQGRDW